In a genomic window of Mucilaginibacter sp. KACC 22063:
- a CDS encoding GH92 family glycosyl hydrolase, producing MLKSLKFIVLSSAMLSATVGYAQKHLTKYVDPFIGTGGHGHTFPGAVVPFGMVQLSPDNGRGGWDWCGGYNYSDSLITGFSHMHLSGTGIGDWYDISVMPETKIITDTADHGVAKFSHKNEKASPGYYQVKLDNGINVALTTTERCGFHDITYPVGISPVVKLNLGFRLNWDKPTDTYIKQVNDSTLVGYRYSTGWAVMQRVYFAIRTSRPFRKLYLSENGSAVNGSEVKAASTMAQLLFDEKPGNKVMLKVALSTVNYDKATLALGEIKGWSFDKVKQAAENKWEKELAKIEVKTNDPKLRRVFYTALYHTCMAPALYSDADGSYQNAKGEVHQMPAGQQRYTEYSLWDTFRALNPLLTVTQDERYPGILNTMLAFYKETGLLPVWDLSANETNCMTGYHAVPVLADAILKGIKGIDVNLAYEAMKKSSMQDIRGTNFYRQYGYIPQDKYGSSVTVTLEYSYDDWCIAQVAKKLGKQEDYAYYMKRSTSWQNLFDTRIGFARAKNSDGKWVVPFDPYYSEHDPDKAMFTEGNSWQHTFFVPHDITGLAMKYGSYTNFVKKLDSLFTVSSKMTGTNQSPDVSGLIGQYAHGNEPSHHIAYMYDFVGQPWKTQSRVRMIIDSMYHDQPEGYAGNEDCGQMSAWAVWSIAGLYPVNPASGQYMFGSPSVDEVSFNTPAGKFLIKAKNNSKQNVYVQSTTLNGKPYNKNYITHQDLLKGGVLEFTMGPNPKR from the coding sequence ATGCTTAAAAGCTTAAAATTTATAGTACTGTCGTCTGCTATGCTATCGGCTACGGTAGGCTATGCTCAAAAACATTTAACAAAATATGTTGATCCATTTATAGGTACCGGCGGGCATGGGCACACCTTTCCCGGCGCAGTAGTGCCGTTCGGGATGGTACAGTTAAGCCCCGATAATGGCCGCGGCGGCTGGGACTGGTGCGGAGGTTACAATTACAGCGATTCGTTGATCACCGGATTTAGCCACATGCACCTTAGTGGTACAGGTATCGGCGATTGGTACGATATTTCAGTAATGCCTGAAACAAAGATCATTACAGACACTGCTGATCATGGGGTGGCAAAGTTTAGCCATAAGAATGAAAAGGCATCCCCAGGATACTATCAGGTAAAATTGGATAACGGCATCAATGTGGCGCTTACTACAACAGAGCGTTGTGGCTTTCATGATATTACTTATCCGGTTGGGATATCGCCTGTCGTAAAATTGAATCTTGGCTTCCGTTTAAACTGGGATAAGCCTACTGATACTTATATCAAACAAGTCAATGACTCAACGCTGGTTGGTTATCGCTATTCAACAGGTTGGGCAGTAATGCAGCGCGTTTACTTTGCTATCCGTACATCAAGGCCATTCAGGAAATTGTATCTGAGCGAAAATGGCTCGGCAGTAAATGGTTCAGAAGTAAAAGCTGCTTCGACTATGGCACAGTTACTTTTTGACGAAAAACCAGGTAATAAGGTGATGTTAAAAGTGGCACTGTCAACCGTTAACTACGATAAAGCCACGCTTGCCCTTGGCGAGATCAAAGGCTGGAGCTTTGACAAAGTAAAACAGGCAGCAGAAAACAAATGGGAAAAAGAATTAGCCAAGATTGAAGTTAAAACCAACGACCCTAAACTTAGGCGAGTGTTTTATACCGCTTTATACCATACCTGCATGGCACCTGCATTATATTCTGATGCCGATGGCAGCTATCAAAATGCGAAAGGAGAGGTACACCAAATGCCTGCCGGCCAGCAACGCTATACCGAATATTCTCTTTGGGATACTTTTCGTGCATTGAACCCATTGCTTACCGTTACACAGGACGAACGCTATCCCGGTATCTTAAATACCATGCTCGCTTTTTATAAAGAAACAGGATTATTGCCGGTTTGGGACCTTAGCGCAAATGAAACCAATTGTATGACGGGTTATCACGCCGTTCCTGTATTGGCTGATGCTATCTTGAAAGGCATTAAAGGGATCGATGTTAACCTGGCTTATGAGGCGATGAAGAAAAGCTCGATGCAAGATATTCGCGGTACAAACTTTTATCGCCAGTATGGCTACATTCCGCAGGATAAATATGGCAGCAGTGTTACCGTTACGCTCGAATACTCTTACGATGATTGGTGCATAGCGCAGGTAGCAAAAAAACTGGGTAAACAGGAAGATTATGCTTACTACATGAAACGTTCAACTTCATGGCAAAATCTGTTTGATACCAGGATTGGTTTCGCGCGTGCTAAAAACTCAGACGGCAAATGGGTAGTTCCATTTGATCCATACTATTCAGAACACGATCCTGACAAGGCAATGTTTACCGAAGGTAACTCATGGCAGCATACGTTCTTTGTTCCGCATGATATCACCGGGCTTGCCATGAAATATGGCAGCTACACTAATTTTGTTAAAAAGCTGGATTCGCTATTTACTGTCAGTTCCAAAATGACAGGTACAAACCAATCGCCTGATGTAAGCGGTTTAATAGGGCAGTATGCGCATGGTAACGAGCCAAGCCATCACATTGCCTACATGTATGACTTTGTTGGTCAGCCCTGGAAAACACAATCGCGTGTGCGCATGATTATTGATTCGATGTATCATGACCAGCCCGAAGGTTATGCGGGTAACGAAGATTGCGGGCAGATGAGCGCATGGGCAGTGTGGAGCATTGCCGGTTTATACCCGGTTAACCCTGCAAGCGGCCAGTATATGTTTGGCAGCCCATCTGTTGATGAGGTATCTTTTAATACACCTGCCGGGAAATTTTTAATCAAAGCTAAAAACAACAGTAAGCAAAATGTTTACGTACAAAGTACTACGTTAAACGGTAAGCCTTATAATAAAAACTATATCACGCATCAGGACCTGCTTAAAGGCGGCGTGCTGGAGTTTACAATGGGGCCAAACCCTAAGCGTTGA
- a CDS encoding nucleoside permease — protein MNLTVKVKLSFMMFLEFFIWGAWFVTMGTYLTKTLKATDFQNAEAYATQSFGAILAPFIIGLIADKFFSAQKILGVLHLVGAAALYYATTLTDFNAFYPIIFIYMVIYMPTLALVNSVSFKQMTNPSKEFPPIRVLGTLGWIVAGLTIGWLGWEKAGTLILTFKMAAVASLILGLFSFTLPDTPPVKKGQKTSFREIVGLDSIGMLKNTSYLVFFLGSIAICIPLAFYYNFTNPFLNEVGMQGAAGKQAFGQVSELVFMAIMPFFFVRLGVKKMLAFGMLAWALRYVFFAYGNIDTNYWMLILGIVMHGICYDFFFVTGQIYTDNLAGERFKSAAQGFITLATYGVGMLIGSYISGPIVDSYKTGANSHNWQHIWLIPAGIAAGVLVLFLLFFRDRNNMAADPSLNLDEQKDMRLDV, from the coding sequence ATGAACCTGACCGTTAAAGTTAAACTATCGTTCATGATGTTCCTCGAATTTTTTATTTGGGGAGCATGGTTTGTAACGATGGGTACTTACCTGACCAAAACGCTTAAAGCTACAGACTTTCAAAACGCCGAGGCTTATGCAACCCAATCATTCGGTGCTATACTTGCACCGTTTATTATCGGTTTAATTGCAGATAAGTTTTTCTCAGCTCAGAAAATATTGGGTGTATTGCATTTAGTTGGCGCAGCTGCATTGTATTATGCAACAACCCTGACTGATTTCAATGCATTTTATCCGATCATCTTTATTTACATGGTGATTTATATGCCTACCTTGGCATTGGTTAACTCTGTTTCATTTAAGCAGATGACCAATCCAAGCAAGGAGTTTCCACCGATAAGGGTTTTAGGTACATTAGGCTGGATTGTAGCGGGTTTAACAATTGGCTGGTTAGGTTGGGAAAAAGCAGGTACGCTGATCTTAACTTTTAAAATGGCGGCAGTAGCCTCATTAATATTAGGCTTATTCAGCTTTACTTTACCGGATACGCCTCCTGTTAAAAAAGGCCAAAAAACAAGCTTCCGTGAAATTGTAGGCCTGGATTCGATTGGTATGCTGAAAAATACATCATACCTGGTATTTTTCCTGGGTTCTATCGCAATTTGTATTCCGCTTGCTTTTTATTACAACTTTACCAATCCTTTCCTTAATGAGGTAGGTATGCAGGGTGCGGCTGGTAAGCAAGCATTCGGACAGGTTTCAGAACTTGTGTTTATGGCTATCATGCCTTTCTTCTTTGTAAGATTAGGCGTTAAAAAAATGTTGGCCTTTGGTATGCTTGCCTGGGCATTACGATATGTGTTCTTCGCATACGGAAACATTGACACCAATTACTGGATGCTGATATTAGGTATTGTAATGCACGGTATTTGTTATGACTTCTTCTTCGTAACAGGTCAAATCTATACAGATAACCTTGCAGGCGAACGTTTTAAAAGTGCTGCACAGGGCTTTATCACCCTTGCCACTTATGGCGTTGGTATGCTGATCGGTTCTTATATTTCAGGCCCAATTGTAGATTCATACAAAACCGGTGCAAATTCGCATAACTGGCAGCATATCTGGCTGATACCAGCAGGTATTGCAGCTGGTGTACTGGTGCTGTTCTTACTGTTTTTCCGCGACCGTAACAACATGGCAGCTGATCCTTCGCTTAACCTTGACGAGCAAAAGGACATGCGCCTTGATGTGTAA
- a CDS encoding c-type cytochrome — protein sequence MKKTLSILSLAAFCTLMAACGGGQKSDKVSTDTTVATDQNAVAHNSDAAQDTTGSAGNEKTGGSVASSSKGAQLIAQNDCLTCHKEHDKLVGPAYADVAKKYNSGDIDKLADKVIKGGSGSWGEVPMSAHPSLSVDDAKEMVKYILTVK from the coding sequence ATGAAGAAGACACTTAGCATTTTATCATTAGCAGCATTTTGTACGTTAATGGCTGCCTGTGGTGGCGGACAAAAATCTGATAAAGTAAGTACAGATACCACTGTTGCAACAGATCAAAATGCCGTAGCGCATAACTCTGATGCAGCACAGGATACTACCGGTAGCGCGGGTAACGAAAAAACAGGTGGCAGCGTAGCTTCATCATCAAAAGGTGCGCAGTTAATTGCACAAAACGATTGTTTGACCTGCCATAAAGAGCACGATAAATTAGTTGGCCCTGCTTATGCAGACGTTGCCAAAAAATACAACTCAGGTGATATAGATAAACTTGCCGATAAAGTTATCAAAGGCGGTTCTGGTAGCTGGGGCGAAGTACCAATGAGCGCTCACCCGTCTTTATCTGTTGATGACGCTAAGGAAATGGTTAAATACATACTTACCGTAAAATAG
- a CDS encoding hydroxypyruvate isomerase family protein — protein sequence MATNRRSAIKNILAGTAAISASGMLSPFATQASEETKTLKLKGNINHSACWWIYHEYGLEKVCQEFKNIGLTGLDLVGPKEWPMLKKYGLTSSMCNGAEINLTDGFNDKKFHETLIKQYTEMIPLVGKAGYTNLICFSGSRRGKSDEEGWNNCVEGLKQLIPLAEKHKVVLVMELLNSKHDHKDYQCDRTWWGAELCKKLGSDNFKLLYDIYHMQIDEGDVIQNIRDYHQYIAHYHTGGVPGRHEIDDTQELYYPAIMKAIVATGYKGFVAQEFMPVNPDKFASLRKCVQICDV from the coding sequence ATGGCAACCAACCGGAGATCGGCTATCAAGAACATACTGGCAGGCACTGCGGCTATATCTGCTTCGGGCATGTTAAGTCCGTTCGCCACTCAGGCTTCGGAAGAAACTAAAACATTGAAGCTAAAAGGAAACATTAACCATTCGGCATGCTGGTGGATCTACCATGAATATGGATTAGAGAAAGTATGCCAGGAATTTAAAAATATAGGTTTAACCGGGCTTGACCTGGTTGGCCCTAAAGAATGGCCTATGCTGAAAAAGTATGGTTTAACTTCATCCATGTGTAATGGTGCGGAGATTAACCTTACCGATGGCTTTAACGACAAGAAATTTCATGAAACGCTGATTAAGCAATACACTGAAATGATACCGCTTGTTGGTAAGGCAGGTTATACCAACCTGATCTGCTTTAGCGGCAGCCGCCGTGGTAAAAGCGATGAAGAAGGATGGAACAACTGCGTGGAAGGACTGAAACAGTTGATCCCATTAGCCGAGAAGCATAAAGTAGTATTGGTGATGGAGCTTCTGAACAGCAAGCACGATCATAAAGACTACCAGTGCGACCGCACCTGGTGGGGGGCGGAACTTTGTAAAAAGCTTGGCTCTGATAACTTTAAGTTACTGTATGATATTTACCACATGCAGATTGACGAAGGTGATGTGATCCAGAACATTAGGGATTATCACCAATACATCGCACATTACCATACAGGCGGTGTACCAGGCAGGCATGAAATTGACGATACACAGGAATTATACTATCCGGCAATTATGAAAGCTATTGTGGCTACAGGTTATAAAGGCTTTGTAGCACAGGAGTTTATGCCGGTTAATCCTGATAAATTTGCATCGCTGCGTAAATGCGTTCAGATTTGTGACGTCTGA
- a CDS encoding endo-beta-N-acetylglucosaminidase H produces MKRFSQSLFKNAGTVVVLATVLLASACKKDASNTVAPVGSGSSNNLQTNAIGVSGPKGVCYVEVNNNDIRNVGKYKLSTGQQLFDIGIIFAANINYNTSTQQAVLYFNPQVTNVLSNKATYIQPLQAKGIKVLLSILGNHQGAGISNFPSQAAAQAFAQQLSDAVTTYGLDGIDFDDEYADYGTNGTGQPNSSSFVYLVTALRQLMPNKIISFYFYGPASSRLSYNGVTVGSKVNYSWNAIYGSYSVPNVPGLAKSNLGPAAIDIQSTSSSTAASLATQTVNNSYGIYLYYNLPNTDVHTYLSSVSNALYGKATTYTP; encoded by the coding sequence ATGAAAAGATTTAGTCAATCGTTGTTTAAAAATGCAGGTACTGTAGTAGTATTAGCTACTGTATTATTAGCATCAGCTTGTAAAAAAGACGCAAGCAATACTGTTGCGCCTGTGGGTTCTGGTTCATCAAATAATCTGCAAACAAACGCCATTGGGGTAAGCGGCCCTAAAGGCGTTTGTTATGTAGAAGTGAATAATAATGATATCCGCAATGTGGGTAAATATAAGCTGTCTACAGGCCAGCAATTGTTTGATATCGGGATTATTTTTGCGGCAAATATTAATTACAATACCAGCACGCAGCAGGCCGTATTGTACTTTAATCCACAGGTTACAAATGTATTAAGCAATAAAGCTACTTATATCCAGCCGCTACAGGCAAAAGGGATTAAGGTATTGCTTTCTATTTTAGGTAATCACCAGGGCGCAGGTATCAGTAATTTCCCTTCACAGGCCGCGGCACAAGCGTTTGCACAGCAATTAAGTGATGCGGTAACTACTTACGGCTTAGATGGTATTGATTTTGACGATGAGTATGCCGATTACGGTACTAACGGCACAGGCCAGCCAAATTCAAGTTCGTTTGTTTACCTGGTAACCGCTTTGCGCCAGCTGATGCCAAACAAGATCATTTCATTTTACTTCTATGGCCCCGCATCATCACGTTTATCATACAATGGGGTAACCGTAGGTTCAAAAGTAAATTACAGCTGGAATGCTATTTATGGTAGTTACTCTGTGCCAAACGTACCGGGACTTGCCAAATCAAATTTAGGCCCTGCTGCTATTGATATTCAAAGCACCAGTTCAAGTACGGCAGCCTCACTGGCAACACAAACAGTTAATAACAGCTATGGCATTTACCTATATTACAACTTGCCAAATACAGATGTACATACTTATCTGTCAAGCGTATCTAATGCGTTATATGGTAAAGCCACTACTTATACACCATAA
- a CDS encoding 3-keto-disaccharide hydrolase produces MIKNKFLLTALLAGSFYMAHAQNAKPEDTEVWEPVPVKVTPGVTDFKSAPSDAVILFDGKNLDQWVMTEDRNKAANWFVKDNILTVNKASGNIETKKAFNNYQLHIEWRIPANISGTGQGRGNSGLFLASIGKGDAGYELQIVDSYDNKTYVNGMAGSIYKQFIPLANPARKPGEWQSYDVVWTAPVFNEDGSVKSPARVTVFFNGVLVQNNTTLLGPTQYIGKPSYSVKHGASPIKLQAHGDKSEPISFRNIWVREIQ; encoded by the coding sequence ATGATAAAAAATAAATTTCTTTTAACAGCCTTATTGGCCGGCAGTTTTTACATGGCACATGCACAAAATGCAAAACCAGAGGATACAGAGGTTTGGGAGCCGGTACCTGTTAAGGTTACTCCAGGTGTTACCGACTTTAAAAGCGCGCCTTCTGATGCCGTAATATTGTTCGACGGTAAAAACCTTGACCAATGGGTAATGACGGAAGACCGTAACAAGGCTGCAAACTGGTTTGTAAAAGATAATATCCTTACAGTTAATAAAGCGTCTGGCAATATTGAAACTAAAAAAGCATTCAATAATTACCAGTTGCACATTGAATGGCGCATCCCGGCTAACATTAGCGGTACAGGTCAGGGCCGTGGCAATAGCGGTTTATTCCTTGCTTCAATAGGTAAAGGCGATGCCGGTTACGAATTACAGATCGTTGATTCATACGATAACAAGACCTATGTAAACGGTATGGCAGGCAGTATTTACAAACAGTTTATCCCGCTGGCCAACCCTGCACGCAAACCGGGCGAGTGGCAAAGCTATGATGTAGTTTGGACTGCCCCTGTGTTTAACGAGGATGGCTCTGTTAAATCACCTGCACGTGTAACCGTATTTTTTAACGGTGTGCTGGTACAAAACAATACTACATTGTTAGGCCCAACTCAATACATCGGTAAACCATCATACAGTGTAAAACATGGTGCTTCGCCAATTAAATTACAAGCCCACGGCGATAAAAGCGAGCCGATCAGCTTCCGTAATATTTGGGTAAGAGAAATACAATAG
- a CDS encoding D-2-hydroxyacid dehydrogenase family protein gives MSHKFSIAILDDYQQAAFKFANWTNILQQANVQVFHGHIADEAELVERLQPFDVVCMMRERTPLKRPVLSQLPNLKLIVSTGKRNASLDVQACEDLGVEVQMTGYHESGAPELTWALLMAIARKITVENANVRNGGWQTTIGTDLKGKTIGIIGLGRIGAKMAAYAKVFGMNVIAWSENLTKERAEEAGAKLVSKEDIFRQADFVTIHLVLSERSKDTIGAHELSLMKPEAYLINTSRGPLINEAALLDTLRKKAIAGAAIDVFDTEPLPDDHEFRKLDNVLVTPHIGYVTEDTYRIFFEDTVKAIETWLEKQNA, from the coding sequence ATGAGCCACAAATTTTCTATAGCCATATTAGATGATTACCAGCAGGCTGCCTTTAAATTTGCCAACTGGACTAATATTTTACAACAAGCCAACGTACAGGTATTTCATGGCCATATTGCTGACGAAGCCGAGCTTGTAGAGCGCTTACAGCCATTTGATGTAGTATGTATGATGCGCGAACGCACACCGCTGAAACGCCCTGTACTATCGCAATTGCCTAATTTAAAATTGATAGTTTCAACCGGTAAGCGCAATGCCTCGCTTGATGTACAAGCTTGCGAGGATTTAGGTGTCGAAGTGCAAATGACCGGCTACCACGAAAGCGGCGCACCTGAACTAACCTGGGCTTTACTGATGGCCATCGCCAGAAAAATTACAGTTGAAAATGCGAACGTACGTAATGGTGGCTGGCAAACTACTATTGGTACAGACCTAAAAGGGAAAACCATAGGCATCATTGGCTTAGGCCGTATTGGTGCGAAGATGGCTGCTTACGCAAAGGTTTTTGGCATGAATGTGATTGCTTGGAGCGAAAACCTCACAAAAGAGCGTGCCGAAGAAGCGGGTGCGAAACTGGTGAGCAAAGAAGATATTTTCAGGCAGGCAGATTTCGTGACCATTCACCTGGTGTTAAGCGAAAGATCAAAAGACACCATTGGTGCGCACGAATTAAGCTTGATGAAGCCGGAAGCCTACCTGATCAACACATCCCGCGGTCCGCTAATTAATGAAGCTGCCTTATTAGATACTTTAAGAAAAAAAGCTATAGCCGGTGCCGCAATTGATGTTTTTGATACCGAGCCGTTACCGGACGACCATGAATTTCGCAAGCTGGATAATGTATTGGTAACACCGCATATTGGCTATGTTACTGAAGATACTTACCGGATCTTTTTTGAAGATACTGTAAAAGCTATTGAAACCTGGCTTGAAAAACAAAATGCCTGA
- a CDS encoding M1 family metallopeptidase produces the protein MKRSGFAGVILASVFAAGTTFAQRPNPNQPEPGQVGAPPTAYDYHAAFAPFFYTKNGNEYRAADGQPGPKYWQNRADYQLSAALDTAKNQVTGTEVLTYTNNSPNKLPFLWMQLDQNLFKSDSRGSAIVTQQGSRNGGRGEMFDAGYKIKSVKLLSTAKGKTTVKDLDFSINDTRMQISVPGGVMPSGGQVKLQIEYSFVSPRYGSDRMGYADSKNGRIYEVAQWYPRMYVYDDLQGWNPLPYTGPGEFYLEYGNFDIRITAPSDMIVMCSGQLLNPAEVYTPTQMTRWAAAAKSDSTVFIRKPEEVSQASSRPTGKAMLTWHYQINNSRDCAWAASKSFVVDAAKINFPSGRKGIAISAYPQESYGTNGQGWGVSTREVKETLEFNSNKWYEYPYNTATNVAGVAGGMEYPSIVFCGMGARDPWGVTDHEFGHTWFPMIVGSNERMYGFMDEGFNTFINTLSTDAHYKKYPRPVMVPQNGRPRAMPTAQEIGASMTDPSIEPILTVTDDLKEKNNATILYRKPSFGLVLLREQIIGEKRFDKAFQSYIREWAFKHPAPDDFFRTMENYTGENLNWFWRSWFQNNWRLDQSVREVKYVNDDPSKGALITLDNLDKMPMPVVMDITTKDGKTTRVKLPVEIWMRNVYFVYKFPSTEKITSVVIDPDKKFPDYNQANNTWPRKDDDK, from the coding sequence ATGAAAAGATCAGGCTTTGCCGGTGTGATACTGGCATCAGTTTTTGCTGCCGGTACTACTTTTGCCCAGCGACCAAATCCAAACCAGCCCGAGCCGGGGCAGGTTGGCGCTCCTCCAACAGCGTATGATTATCACGCTGCTTTTGCACCATTTTTTTATACAAAAAACGGTAACGAATATCGTGCTGCCGATGGCCAGCCAGGTCCAAAATACTGGCAAAATCGTGCAGACTATCAGCTTAGTGCTGCCTTGGATACAGCTAAAAATCAGGTAACAGGTACAGAGGTATTAACTTACACCAATAATAGCCCAAACAAACTGCCTTTTTTATGGATGCAGTTAGATCAGAATTTATTTAAATCTGATTCGCGTGGTTCGGCAATTGTTACGCAGCAGGGTAGCCGTAACGGTGGCCGCGGCGAGATGTTTGATGCCGGTTATAAAATCAAATCCGTAAAATTACTGAGTACCGCAAAAGGTAAAACCACGGTTAAAGATCTCGATTTTTCCATCAATGATACCCGTATGCAGATCTCTGTTCCCGGTGGTGTTATGCCGTCTGGCGGTCAGGTGAAATTGCAGATCGAATATAGCTTTGTTTCGCCAAGGTATGGATCTGACCGTATGGGCTATGCCGATAGCAAAAACGGAAGAATCTATGAAGTAGCGCAGTGGTATCCGCGCATGTACGTGTATGATGACCTGCAAGGCTGGAATCCGCTGCCATATACCGGGCCGGGCGAGTTTTACTTAGAGTATGGTAATTTCGATATTCGTATCACTGCGCCGTCTGATATGATCGTAATGTGCTCTGGCCAGTTGCTGAACCCTGCTGAAGTGTATACCCCAACACAAATGACTCGCTGGGCTGCTGCCGCAAAAAGCGACTCGACCGTATTTATCCGTAAGCCGGAAGAAGTATCGCAGGCATCGTCACGCCCAACAGGCAAAGCCATGCTGACCTGGCATTACCAGATCAATAACTCACGCGATTGTGCCTGGGCTGCATCAAAATCATTTGTGGTGGATGCTGCAAAGATTAACTTCCCAAGCGGCAGAAAAGGAATAGCTATTTCTGCTTACCCGCAAGAAAGCTACGGCACTAACGGACAAGGCTGGGGCGTATCTACCCGCGAAGTAAAAGAAACCTTAGAGTTTAACTCTAATAAATGGTACGAGTACCCTTATAATACAGCAACAAACGTTGCAGGTGTTGCAGGCGGTATGGAGTACCCAAGTATCGTATTCTGCGGTATGGGCGCAAGAGATCCATGGGGCGTAACCGACCACGAGTTTGGCCACACCTGGTTCCCGATGATTGTAGGTTCAAACGAGCGTATGTACGGCTTTATGGATGAAGGCTTCAACACTTTCATTAATACCTTGTCAACCGATGCTCATTACAAGAAATATCCACGCCCGGTAATGGTTCCGCAAAATGGCAGGCCACGTGCCATGCCAACCGCACAGGAGATAGGTGCTTCAATGACAGACCCTTCCATTGAACCAATCCTGACTGTTACTGATGACCTTAAAGAGAAAAACAACGCGACCATACTTTATCGTAAACCAAGCTTTGGTTTAGTGTTATTACGCGAGCAGATCATCGGCGAAAAACGTTTCGATAAAGCATTTCAGTCATACATCCGCGAGTGGGCATTTAAACACCCTGCACCAGATGATTTTTTCCGTACGATGGAAAACTACACCGGCGAAAATCTGAACTGGTTTTGGAGAAGCTGGTTCCAAAATAACTGGAGGCTTGACCAGTCTGTACGTGAAGTGAAATATGTAAATGATGATCCGTCAAAAGGTGCATTAATTACACTGGATAACCTTGACAAAATGCCAATGCCAGTTGTAATGGACATCACCACAAAAGATGGCAAAACTACCCGTGTGAAATTGCCTGTAGAGATTTGGATGCGTAACGTTTACTTCGTTTACAAATTCCCGTCAACAGAAAAAATTACTTCCGTAGTGATCGACCCTGACAAAAAGTTCCCTGATTATAACCAGGCAAACAATACCTGGCCAAGAAAAGACGATGACAAATAA
- a CDS encoding sugar phosphate isomerase/epimerase family protein, with the protein MSTRRTFLTQAGLIGAGMLLAPKFSSAKITGKVGLQLYTLREELPKDVKGVIAKIAAAGYKEVETFGYSKEHGFWGLSATEFSALLKKHGLTSPSGHYGMDALLAEGKLGEIDEAIEAARILGQQYIVMPYVDEKFRKTAADLKNIATKLNLAAKRVEKAGLKMGYHNHNFEFEKVDGVMLYDILLKETHADLVHFEMDIYWVVRSGQDPVKWLEAYPGRFTMVHVKDMDKQNHDLNTEVGKGTIDFKSIFKHTQKAGVRHYIVEQENFKIDPFVSITQSSKYLRSLLA; encoded by the coding sequence ATGAGTACGAGAAGAACTTTTTTAACCCAGGCGGGCCTTATAGGCGCTGGTATGTTGTTAGCCCCTAAATTTTCTTCTGCGAAGATTACCGGCAAAGTAGGTTTACAGTTATATACCTTGCGTGAGGAACTGCCTAAAGATGTAAAAGGCGTGATTGCTAAAATAGCAGCTGCCGGATACAAAGAGGTTGAAACCTTTGGTTACAGCAAAGAACACGGCTTTTGGGGGTTAAGTGCAACCGAGTTTAGCGCATTGCTTAAAAAACACGGATTGACCAGCCCAAGCGGCCACTATGGCATGGATGCTTTATTAGCAGAGGGTAAGTTAGGTGAAATTGACGAAGCTATAGAAGCAGCCAGGATATTAGGTCAGCAATATATTGTTATGCCTTATGTGGACGAAAAGTTCCGTAAAACTGCAGCAGATCTTAAAAACATAGCTACCAAACTTAATCTTGCAGCTAAACGAGTAGAAAAAGCAGGTTTAAAAATGGGCTATCACAATCACAACTTTGAATTTGAAAAAGTTGATGGTGTGATGCTTTATGATATCCTGCTAAAAGAAACCCATGCTGATCTGGTACATTTCGAAATGGATATATACTGGGTGGTACGTTCTGGACAGGATCCAGTAAAATGGCTGGAAGCTTATCCGGGTAGATTTACCATGGTGCATGTTAAAGATATGGACAAGCAAAACCATGACCTGAACACTGAAGTAGGCAAGGGTACCATTGATTTCAAATCAATCTTTAAGCACACTCAGAAAGCAGGGGTAAGACACTACATTGTAGAACAGGAAAACTTTAAAATTGACCCATTTGTAAGCATCACGCAAAGCAGTAAGTACCTGCGCAGCTTGCTTGCATAA